In Engraulis encrasicolus isolate BLACKSEA-1 chromosome 24, IST_EnEncr_1.0, whole genome shotgun sequence, a single genomic region encodes these proteins:
- the wbp1la gene encoding WW domain binding protein 1-like a isoform X2, whose translation MPFLVVGLRQSKLLCQGPKNQSYICESGYCCESQCCSHYYELWWFWLVWTIIIILICCCVCHHRRTKHRLQQQQRQHEINLITYREAHNYTSLPFYLRFLPSYLLPAYEEVVNRPPTPPPPYSPASTIITETGSVAGGSGGGTTQTEQPEVHSSPQGPPTATGLSCPGALSASSSPSPEQHHHQHHQHHHQHHLPPSSLGPGGGGVDGGGGGVGVGEHAKHLSRAPLYEGRQRVVVLAGDSTTTTTTGSNSNSSSSPGRGKLLSSSSSSSSPRDCCKEPGCEALDDKERTPGRHRRFTGDSGIEVCVCSRGMGEGEEEEEEEEEEEEDEDEEEERMKELERLMDAGDGEGDRDRDEEDAVGRGGRGDFCDSCRPHGGGGGGVGGVHVRQQHHEPPAIAVPRLEERGRPEGTERQHPSSQQQHQHPHSQHPHSQHPHSPQHQHQPQHNGQVSVSVSRSPVCLHLHTINEQDGTQSQGSADSQS comes from the exons GGTTCTGGCTGGTGtggaccatcatcatcatcctgatctgttgctgtgtgtgtcatCATCGCCGCACCAAACAccgactgcagcagcagcagcggcagcacgaGATCAACCTCATCACCTACCGAGAGGCACACAACTACACCTCACTGCCATTCTATctca ggTTTCTTCCCAGTTACCTCCTCCCGGCCTATGAGGAGGTGGTCAAccggccccccacccccccgcctccCTACAGCCCCGCTAGCACCATCATCACAGAGACAGGCAGCGTTGCTGGGGGCTCCGGGGGGGGCACCACACAGACTGAACAGCCAGAGGTCCACAGTAGCCCTCAGGGCCCCCCCACTGCCACTGGCCTGTCTTGCCCTGGAGCTCTCTCAGcctcctccagccccagcccagagcagcatcaccaccaacaccatcagcaccaccatcaGCATCATCTACCCCCCTCCAGTCTGGGccctggaggtggaggtgttgatggaggtggtggtggtgttggtgttggggagCATGCCAAGCATCTCTCTAGGGCCCCACTGTACGAGGGTAGGCAGCGTGTGGTGGTGCTAGCCGGGgactccactaccaccactaccaccggcagcaacagcaacagcagctccAGCCCAGGCCGGGGCaagctgctctcctcctcctcctcctcctcctccccccgggACTGCTGTAAGGAGCCAGGATGCGAGGCGCTGGACGACAAGGAGCGCACGCCGGGACGCCACCGCCGCTTCACGGGCGATTCGGGCATCgaggtgtgcgtgtgcagccgcggcatgggggagggggaagaggaggaggaggaagaagaggaggaggaggaggatgaagatgaggaggaggagaggatgaaggagcTGGAGAGACTGATGGACgcgggggatggggagggggacagggacagggatgaGGAGGATGCTGTGGGCCGGGGCGGCCGGGGTGACTTCTGTGACAGCTGCCGACCGCATGGTGGCGGAGGCGGAGGTGTTGGTGGCGTCCACGTCAGGCAGCAGCACCACGAGCCCCCTGCCATTGCCGTTCCCCGTCTGGAGGAGAGGGGACGCCCAGAGGGGACTGAGCGGCAGCATCCTAGTTCTCAGCAACAGCATCAGCATCCTCACTCTCAGCATCCTCACTCTCAGCATCCTCACTCTCCGCAACATCAGCATCAGCCACAGCACAATGGCCAAGTGTCCGTCTCGGTGTCACGCTCACCCGTCTGCCTGCACTTGCACACCATCAACGAACAGGACGGCACGCAGAGCCAGGGCAGCGCCGACagccagagctga
- the LOC134441618 gene encoding steroid 17-alpha-hydroxylase/17,20 lyase, producing the protein MAWLSCTCLFSVLVILLYFLRRRFGGCGGGCGGGGASQPVGKSLPALPSLPIIGSLLSLKSDLQPHIFFQDLQRKYGPSYSLMMGSHNVIIVNSYQHAKEVLMKKGKTFAGRPRTVTTDILTRDGKDIAFGDYSPTWRFHRKIVHGALCMFGEGTASIEKIICREAEAMCVTLGEMQSQAVDLGPELTRAVTNVVCSLCFSSCYRRGDPEFQAMLDYSQGIVDTVAKDSLVDIFPWLQIFPNNDLKVLRDCVSVRDTLLQKKYEEHKANYSDNIQRDLLDALLRAKRSSENNNTNTQDVGLTDDHLLMTVGDIFGAGVETTTTVLKWSIAYLVHHPQVQAKIQAELDSKIGRERQPQLSDRGSLPYLEATIREVLRIRPVSPLLIPHVALADTSIGDYTVKRGARVIINLWSLHHDRKEWKNPDLFDPGRFLDEGGESVSSPSASYLPFGAGVRVCLGEALAKMELFLFLSWVLQRFTLGVPPGQPLPSLEGKFGVVLQPQKYKVLARLREGWDRGQPGAEAEAESRALATEE; encoded by the exons ATGGCCTGGCTCTCGTGTACTTGTCTGTTCTCCGTGCTCGTGATCCTTCTCTACTTCCTGAGGAGGAGGTTTGGTGGCTGTGGTGGCGGTTGCGGTGGTGGCGGTGCGTCTCAGCCAGTAGGAAAGAGCCTTCCAGCTCTGCCTTCTCTCCCCATCATCGGCAGCCTCCTCAGCCTGAAGAGTGACCTGCAGCCGCACATCTTCTTCCAAGACCTGCAGAGGAAATACGGGCCGAGCTATTCTCTCATGATGGGCTCCCACAACGTCATCATCGTCAACAGCTACCAACATGCCAAGGAGGTGCTCATGAAGAAAGGGAAGACCTTTGCTGGACGACCACGGACT GTCACCACTGACATCTTAACGCGCGATGGAAAGGACATTGCTTTCGGAGATTACAGTCCAACGTGGAGGTTCCATCGAAAGATAGTGCACGGGGCCCTTTGCATGTTTGGAGAGGGGACAGCTTCCATTGAGAAAATCA TCTGTAGGGAGGCGGAGGCCATGTGTGTGACGCTGGGTGAGATGCAGAGCCAGGCGGTGGACCTGGGCCCGGAGCTGACCCGCGCCGTCACCAACGTGGTCTGCTCCCTCTGCTTCAGCTCCTGCTATCGCCGCGGAGACCCAGAGTTCCAGGCCATGCTGGACTACAGCCAGGGCATCGTGGACACTGTAGCTAAGGACAGCCTCGTGGACATCTTCCCCTGGCTACag ATTTTTCCAAACAATGACCTGAAGGTTCTCAGGGACTGCGTGTCAGTCAGGGACACGCTGCTCCAGAAGAAATATGAGGAACATAAG GCAAACTACAGCGACAACATCCAAAGGGACTTGCTGGACGCCTTGCTGAGGGCAAAACGCAGCTCGGAAAACAACAACACGAACACGCAGGACGTGGGCCTGACCGATGACCACCTCCTCATGACCGTCGGAGACATTTTTGGGGCAGGAGTGGAGACGACCACCACCGTTCTGAAATGGTCAATCGCATATCTAGTTCATCATCCGCAG GTGCAGGCTAAGATCCAGGCGGAGTTGGACAGTAAGATTGGGCGGGAGCGGCAGCCGCAACTGAGTGACCGGGGGAGCCTGCCCTACCTGGAGGCCACCATCCGCGAGGTGCTGCGCATACGCCCCGTCTCCCCGCTCCTCATCCCACACGTGGCTCTGGCCGACACCAG tattgGGGACTACACTGTGAAGCGCGGGGCGCGAGTCATCATCAACCTCTGGTCCCTACACCACGACCGAAAGGAGTGGAAAAACCCAGACCTCTTTGACCCCG GCCGGTTTCTGGACGAGGGGGGCGAGAGCGTGTCCAGTCCCTCGGCCAGCTACCTGCCGTTCGGGGCgggcgtgcgcgtgtgcctggGGGAGGCCCTGGCCAAGATggagctcttcctcttcctctcctgggtCCTGCAGCGCTTCACGCTGGGCGTGCCCCCCGGACAGCCCCTCCCCTCGCTGGAGGGCAAATTCGGCGTGGTGCTCCAGCCCCAGAAGTACAAGGTGCTGGCTCGCCTCCGGGAGGGCTGGGACAGAGGCCAGCCTGGGGCAGAGGCTGAGGCCGAGTCTAGGGCTCTCGCGACGGAGGAGTag
- the borcs7 gene encoding BLOC-1-related complex subunit 7, whose amino-acid sequence MASSDSQPRFGQSVKGLLSDKVGSCSGDVIALTRQVLKGSRSQELLSQAARNMVIQEDAILHSEDSLRKMSIITTHLQYQQEAIQKNMENSRNLQDQLRHLLK is encoded by the exons ATGGCGTCCTCAGATTCACAACCCCGATTTGGTCAGTCTGTGAAAGGTCTTTTATCGGATAAAGTGGGCTCTTGCAGTGGAGATGTTATCGCCCTAACTCGTCAGGTTTTGAAAGGATCACGCAGTCAAGAG CTACTTAGTCAGGCAGCCAGAAACATGGTCATTCAAGAAGATGCCATCCTACATTCGGAAGAT AGCCTTAGGAAGATGTCTATTATTACTACACATCTGCAGTACCA ACAAGAGGCCATTCAGAAAAA CATGGAAAACTCAAGGAATCTCCAGGACCAACTCAGACACTTATTAAAATGA